In Halictus rubicundus isolate RS-2024b chromosome 5, iyHalRubi1_principal, whole genome shotgun sequence, one genomic interval encodes:
- the LOC143354484 gene encoding peroxidase isoform X5: MAGSVATLTVLWISLQTIGFLGNSHSIGAYKLPVSLQNYLASYTGILSGLPMSNYPYEVVVDTGRFQNRRFPHIDDAVLNNSISFAQSLVNRMSTLERNIVNAGIELQADTPAAKQFLDSYPSEDAFERGLDAIVAMKASSYLLHQSCRRFGLEKDDCARFISTLSLHGTQLSTACPSSQVDCNSEEKYRSIDGSCNNVENPTWGSAMTAYNRILFPQYFDGIQEPRHMGQARKPLPGARSISVALSTPNDQSDVSRTLMVMQWGQFIANDISYTPMRKMVSSGKPISCCRPDGNTLSPRHVHPDCAVITVPDQDPVYGKHYVRCINYVRSLPVLRPECTFGPVEQMNQVSHFLDGSMIYGSTLKKSRELRTFEGGRLRVHKDNNHQYLPVGGTELGSPCAKGCYDSGDNRVNAHPQLAVIHTVWHREHNRIADKLAELNPNWSDETLFQEARRIVIAEIQHITYKEWLPILLGKKYARSAELTFGNSYSRNYNSMVDPAVSNEVATAALRFLTSLMQEELSLTDNTRRVNSTLALVEYFYKPSVIETDQVFDGFLRGMVTQTSQKMDMNIISDVTSKLYAEGQDSLGLDAISLDIQRGRDHALPGYNQYRKYCGLPAAKNFDDFLDYIPLEMLKKLRTIYSSPHDVDLVIGGMLERSVEDGLLGPTFSCLIAEQFARTRRSDRYFYDSAVQPQRFTPEQLAEIRNATLARVFCDNGNNITHMQTNVFFKPQAGNELRSCTDFEAIPSVDLFAWSERAKAYR; encoded by the exons ATGGCGGGTTCCGTGGCTACTCTCACGGTTCTATGGATCTCCCTTCAAACCATAGGGTTCCTCGGGAACTCTCATTCGATCGGCGCCTATAAGTTGCCGGTGTCGTTGCAGAATTACCTTGCCAGCTACACAG GTATCCTTTCAGGTTTGCCGATGTCGAACTATCCTTACGAGGTCGTCGTAGACACCGGTCGTTTCCAAAATCGGCGTTTCCCTCACATTGACGATGCAGTCTTGAACAACTCGATCAGTTTCGCGCAAAGCTTGGTCAATCGTATGAGCACCCTCGAAAGGAATATCGTGAACGCTGGCATCGAATTGCAGGCAGACACGCCGGCGGCAAAGCAATTCCTTGATTCTTATCCTTCCGAGGATGCTTTCGAGAGAGGCCTCGACGCCATTGTGGCGATGAAAGCTTCGTCCTATCTCCTCCACCAGAGCTGTCGCAG GTTCGGGTTGGAGAAGGACGATTGTGCGCGATTCATCTCGACGCTGTCGTTGCACGGTACCCAGTTGAGCACCGCCTGTCCATCATCGCAGGTGGATTGCAACTCTGAAGAGAAGTACCGAAGCATCGATGGCAGTTGCAACAATGTCGAGAACCCGACCTGGGGTAGTGCGATGACCGCGTACAACAGAATTCTCTTTCCCCAGTATTTTGACG GAATTCAAGAACCGAGGCACATGGGACAAGCGAGGAAACCGCTGCCAGGAGCCAGGAGCATCAGCGTGGCTCTGTCAACACCCAACGATCAGTCGGACGTCAGTAGAACGTTGATGGTCATGCAGTGGGGCCAGTTCATTGCGAATGATATTTCTTACACACCGATGCGCAAAATGG TGTCATCGGGGAAACCAATTTCTTGCTGTCGACCGGACGGAAACACCTTGTCTCCTCGACATGTTCATCCCGATTGCGCTGTAATCACGGTGCCCGATCAGGATCCCGTTTATGGCAAACATTACGTTCGATGCATCAACTATGTGCGATCGTTGCCTGTGCTTCGACCGGAGTGCACGTTCGGGCCTGTGGAACAG ATGAACCAGGTCAGTCACTTTTTGGATGGTTCAATGATCTACGGTTCAACGTTGAAAAAGTCTCGCGAACTCCGCACCTTCGAGGGCGGTCGTTTAAGGGTTCACAAAGACAATAATCATCAGTATTTACCTGTCGGTGGCACGGAACTTGGATCTCCTTGCGCGAAAGGCTGCTACGACTctg GTGACAACCGTGTAAATGCACACCCTCAACTGGCTGTGATACACACTGTCTGGCACCGCGAGCATAACAGAATCGCTGACAAACTTGCGGAATTGAATCCCAACTGGTCAGACGAGACGCTGTTTCAGGAAGCCAGACGAATTGTAATTGCTGAAATTCAGCATATCACTTACAAAGAGTGGCTGCCCATATTACTCGGCAAGAAGTATGCTCGATCTGCTGAGCTCACTTTCGGGAATAGTTACAGCCGTAACTATAACTCCATGGTTGACCCTGCAGTTAGCAACGAGGTTGCAACTGCAGCCCTGCGGTTCCTGACTTCCTTGATGCAAGAGGAGTTGAG CTTGACAGATAACACACGTCGGGTCAACAGTACTCTCGCATTAGTGGAGTATTTCTACAAACCTAGCGTAATCGAGACGGATCAAGTATTCGACGGATTTCTTCGCGGTATGGTTACTCAGACCAGCCAGAAAATGGACATGAACATCATTTCTGAC GTGACAAGTAAATTGTATGCTGAGGGCCAAGACAGCCTAGGTTTGGACGCCATTAGCTTGGACATTCAACGTGGCCGTGATCATGCTTTACCAGGCTACAATCAATATCGTAAATACTGCGGACTTCCAGCCGCGAAGAACTTTGATGACTTCCTAGACTACATTCCATTGGAG ATGTTGAAGAAATTGCGAACAATTTACTCGAGTCCTCATGACGTGGATCTCGTCATTGGTGGAATGCTTGAAAGATCAGTGGAAGATGGCTTGCTGGGTCCTACATTCAGCTGCTTGATCGCCGAACAGTTTGCAAGAACTCGTCGCTCTGACAGATACTTCTATGATTCTGCAGTTCAACCACAACGTTTCACACCTG AACAATTGGCAGAAATACGTAATGCAACGTTAGCAAGAGTGTTCTGTGACAATGGCAACAACATCACGCACATGCAAACTAATGTTTTCTTCAAACCACAAGCAGG GAATGAGTTAAGGTCTTGCACAGACTTCGAAGCGATCCCGAGTGTGGACCTTTTCGCCTGGTCAGAAAGAGCGAAGGCGTATCGTTGA